In the Gigantopelta aegis isolate Gae_Host unplaced genomic scaffold, Gae_host_genome ctg3983_pilon_pilon, whole genome shotgun sequence genome, one interval contains:
- the LOC121392505 gene encoding RNA polymerase-associated protein LEO1-like — protein sequence MSLQFIKIPRVVIKKNKREKRQYNHLTLQEECEDIKEESLINQDNEERLIDQDDDQERLIDQDDDQERLIDQDDDQERLIDQDDDQERLIDQDDDQERLIDQDDDQERLIDQDDDQERLIDQDDDQERLIDQDDDQERLIDQDDDQERLINQDNDQERLIDQDDNQERLIDHDKQKTTKFTKVWFMKKLISFRSGLIKAFKNLKFFFK from the coding sequence ATGTCTCTTCAGTTTATTAAAATACCTCGTGTGGTtattaaaaagaacaaaagagAAAAGAGACAGTATAATCATTTAACTTTACAAGAAGAATGTGAGGATATTAAAGAAGAGAGTTTGATCAATCAAGACAATGAGGAGAGATTGATTGATCAAGACGATGATCAGGAGAGATTGATTGATCAAGATGATGATCAGGAGAGATTGATTGATCAAGATGATGATCAGGAGAGATTGATTGATCAAGATGATGATCAGGAGAGATTGATTGATCAAGACGATGATCAGGAGAGATTGATTGATCAAGATGATGATCAGGAGAGATTGATTGATCAAGACGATGATCAGGAGAGATTGATTGATCAAGATGATGATCAGGAGAGATTGATTGATCAAGATGATGATCAGGAGAGATTGATTGATCAAGACGATGATCAGGAGAGACTGATCAATCAAGACAATGATCAGGAGAGATTGATTGATCAAGATGATAATCAGGAGAGATTGATTGATCATGATAAACAGAAAACAACCAAATTTACTAAGGTTTGGTTTATGAAGAAATTAATTTCATTCAGAAGTGGTCTTATAAAAGCTTTTAAAAATCTCAAGTTCTTCTTCAAGTGA